In one Thioclava sp. ES.031 genomic region, the following are encoded:
- a CDS encoding SlyX family protein: protein MQERLERAEEQIAYLTQTVDELSDVAAAQARQIERLERHLGLLMEREAEREYDSGSTIPLADQKPPHW from the coding sequence ATGCAGGAACGGCTGGAACGGGCGGAGGAACAGATCGCCTATCTGACGCAAACGGTGGACGAACTGTCCGATGTCGCGGCCGCGCAGGCCCGTCAGATCGAGCGGCTGGAGCGCCATCTGGGCCTGCTGATGGAGCGCGAGGCCGAGCGCGAATATGACAGCGGCAGCACGATCCCTCTGGCCGACCAGAAACCGCCGCACTGGTAA
- a CDS encoding ATP phosphoribosyltransferase regulatory subunit, with protein MADKAQARAQASRLLEQFLKAGAVEVTPDILQPAEALLDLYGEDIRARAYVTADPLRGEMMLRPDFTVPVVQEHMANGAEPARYAYAGEVFRRQDHRGAARANEYFQAGFEIFDRADPEAADAEVFALFAGLLAKLTLSATIGDMGLLRAAVDGLDTLPERKAALARHIWRPKRFQHLLARYSGQVEVPKARADLLTGQRSGAPWIGLRSREEMEARIATLAADAAAAPIPTDAVAAMGKLAELRCAADQAPAALRALNIAAIEPAIARLEKRLDALATRGIDLAAITFDASHGRSTMEYYDGFVFTFTATDPALPPVASGGRYDALTRQLGQGREIPAVGGVIRAGLMADLEAQA; from the coding sequence ATGGCGGACAAGGCGCAAGCGCGGGCGCAGGCAAGCCGCCTGCTGGAGCAATTCCTCAAAGCGGGTGCGGTCGAGGTCACGCCCGACATCCTGCAACCCGCCGAAGCGCTTCTCGACCTTTACGGCGAGGATATCCGCGCCCGCGCCTATGTCACCGCCGACCCGCTGCGCGGCGAGATGATGCTGCGCCCGGATTTCACCGTGCCGGTCGTGCAGGAGCATATGGCCAACGGCGCCGAACCTGCGCGCTACGCCTATGCGGGCGAGGTCTTCCGCCGTCAGGATCATCGCGGCGCCGCGCGCGCCAATGAATATTTTCAGGCCGGGTTCGAAATCTTCGACCGCGCCGACCCGGAAGCCGCCGACGCCGAGGTCTTCGCGCTGTTCGCGGGGCTTCTCGCCAAGCTGACCCTGTCCGCCACGATCGGCGACATGGGCCTGCTGCGCGCCGCCGTCGACGGGCTCGACACGCTGCCCGAACGCAAGGCCGCGCTTGCCCGTCACATCTGGCGCCCCAAGCGCTTCCAGCATCTGCTCGCGCGCTATTCGGGGCAGGTCGAGGTGCCGAAAGCCCGCGCCGATCTGTTGACCGGCCAGCGCTCCGGCGCGCCGTGGATCGGGCTGCGCTCGCGCGAGGAGATGGAGGCGCGGATCGCCACGCTCGCCGCCGATGCCGCCGCTGCGCCGATCCCGACCGATGCGGTCGCCGCGATGGGTAAACTGGCGGAACTGCGCTGTGCTGCGGATCAGGCGCCTGCCGCCCTGCGCGCGCTGAACATTGCTGCCATCGAACCGGCCATCGCGCGGCTCGAAAAGCGCCTCGACGCGCTCGCGACGCGCGGCATCGACCTCGCCGCGATCACCTTCGACGCGAGCCACGGGCGCTCGACGATGGAATATTACGACGGCTTCGTCTTCACCTTCACCGCCACCGATCCGGCGCTGCCGCCGGTCGCCTCCGGCGGGCGCTACGACGCGCTGACCCGGCAACTGGGGCAGGGGCGCGAAATCCCCGCCGTGGGCGGTGTGATCCGTGCTGGGCTGATGGCCGATCTGGAGGCGCAAGCATGA
- a CDS encoding glyoxylate/hydroxypyruvate reductase A, whose protein sequence is MIRVLFADKPENWARYERPLTEAIAATGVEARIVQPGEIDPAQIDYVVYSPQGPVQDFTAYTGAKAVLNLWAGVERVVGNATLTQPLCRMVDAGLERGMVDYVTGHVLRYHLGIDATLAQQDGVWRHDGGVPPLARDRSVVMLGLGALGKACAEALAGLGFKVTGWSRSPKDIAGITCLSGEDGLAEALSKAEILVSILPDTPETTNLLNANTLAQMPKGARIINPGRGTLIDDDALLTALDRGQIGHATLDVFRVEPLPPEHPYWAHPHVTVTPHIAAESRAETASEVIAENIRRGEAGEPFLYLVDRSRGY, encoded by the coding sequence ATGATCCGCGTCCTTTTCGCCGACAAGCCCGAGAACTGGGCTCGTTACGAACGCCCGCTCACCGAGGCGATCGCCGCAACCGGTGTCGAGGCCCGGATCGTTCAACCGGGCGAGATCGACCCCGCGCAGATCGACTATGTCGTCTATTCACCGCAGGGCCCGGTGCAGGATTTCACCGCCTATACCGGCGCGAAGGCCGTGCTGAACCTCTGGGCCGGGGTGGAGCGCGTCGTGGGCAACGCGACCCTCACCCAGCCGCTGTGCCGGATGGTGGATGCGGGGCTGGAGCGCGGCATGGTCGATTACGTGACCGGCCATGTGCTGCGCTATCACCTCGGGATCGACGCGACCTTGGCGCAGCAAGACGGTGTCTGGCGCCATGACGGGGGCGTCCCGCCCCTGGCGCGCGACCGCTCGGTGGTGATGCTGGGATTGGGTGCGTTGGGCAAGGCCTGTGCCGAGGCACTCGCAGGTCTGGGCTTCAAAGTCACCGGCTGGAGCCGCAGCCCTAAGGACATCGCCGGGATCACCTGCCTGAGCGGCGAGGACGGTCTTGCGGAAGCGCTGTCGAAGGCGGAGATCCTCGTCTCGATCCTGCCCGACACCCCCGAGACCACCAATCTTCTGAACGCGAACACACTGGCGCAGATGCCGAAAGGCGCGCGGATCATCAATCCGGGCCGTGGCACGCTGATCGACGATGACGCGCTGCTGACGGCGCTCGATCGCGGCCAGATCGGCCATGCGACGCTCGACGTCTTCCGCGTCGAGCCTCTGCCCCCCGAGCACCCCTATTGGGCGCATCCCCACGTGACGGTGACGCCCCATATCGCCGCCGAGAGCCGGGCAGAGACCGCCTCGGAGGTGATTGCGGAGAATATCCGGCGCGGTGAGGCCGGCGAGCCGTTCCTCTATCTCGTGGATCGCTCGCGGGGCTATTGA
- the hisG gene encoding ATP phosphoribosyltransferase, producing MIKLGVPSKGRLMEKTFDWFAQAGITLKRTGSEREYAGAVEGAEGVQLVLLSAGEIPRELAAGRIHLGVTGSDLVREKLADWESQVADLAPMGFGHADLIIAVPACWSDVDSLEDLDAAAHRFRATHGFRLRIATKYHRLVREFLTREGVADWQLVDSQGATEGTIANLTAEAVADITSSGETLRANHLKILSDGLIHQSQATLFASRAADWSGQESRLAGLARQLGLPAPTL from the coding sequence ATGATCAAACTCGGCGTGCCCTCCAAAGGGCGTCTGATGGAGAAGACCTTCGACTGGTTTGCGCAAGCGGGCATCACGCTCAAGCGCACCGGGTCGGAGCGCGAATATGCAGGCGCGGTCGAAGGGGCCGAGGGCGTGCAGCTCGTGCTGCTGTCGGCCGGAGAAATCCCGCGCGAACTGGCGGCTGGACGTATCCATCTGGGCGTCACCGGCTCCGATCTCGTGCGCGAAAAGCTCGCCGACTGGGAAAGCCAGGTCGCCGATCTCGCGCCGATGGGCTTCGGCCATGCCGATCTGATCATCGCGGTGCCGGCCTGCTGGTCGGATGTGGACAGCCTCGAAGACCTCGACGCCGCCGCGCACCGCTTCCGCGCAACGCATGGCTTCCGCTTGCGGATCGCCACGAAATACCACCGGCTGGTGCGCGAATTCCTGACCCGCGAGGGCGTGGCCGATTGGCAGCTTGTCGATAGCCAAGGCGCGACCGAGGGCACGATCGCGAACCTCACCGCGGAGGCCGTGGCCGACATCACCTCGAGCGGCGAGACGCTGCGCGCGAACCACCTGAAGATCCTCTCCGACGGGCTGATCCACCAGTCTCAGGCGACGCTGTTCGCGTCGCGCGCCGCCGACTGGTCGGGGCAGGAAAGCCGCCTTGCGGGTCTCGCGCGGCAGCTCGGACTGCCCGCGCCGACGCTCTGA
- the mrdA gene encoding penicillin-binding protein 2 translates to MRRSPKETEVSTRRITRRGLLLGGAQAAVVAVLAARMRKMQLEDAKQYRLLAEGNSVKIRLIPPARGLIFDRNGVMLAGNEQNYRVTITREDTDDVDATLAALRRLIPITDGDTKDILHDIRRRPPTTPVTVADRLTWDEFSRVAVNGPSLPGVSPDVGLSRLYPRREDFGHVIGYVGPVSDYDLSKMEDPDPLLLIPKFQLGKTGIEAKEESVLRGSAGQRRVEVNSAGREMRELSREPGQPGENLQLTLDYRLQNYALQRLEEESAATVVMDVTNGDVLACASAPSFDPNLFVRGISVADYQRLTQDDHRPLADKTVQGLYPPGSTYKMVTALAALEAGLVTPEETIWCPGYVEIAGRRFHCWKGAGHGHVNMTKSMEQSCDVYYYELSQRVGIDKMSDMAKRLGVGVRPDLPMSAVKEGVAPTKEWKRERYGKDWLIGDTANAAIGQGYVLASPMHLAIMAARIASGKKVEPRLIRARDGVEQPIRVTDDLGVEKTYLDSVRKGMTAVVNSSRGTARGSRIAMKEWKMAGKTGTSQVRNITKAERARGVIRNEQLPWNRRDHALFVAFAPIDNPRYAVSVVVEHGSGGSTAAAPIARDVLLFALAGGLPPDDAYPSFARAKAKELNETLDLVDPDTVQKPQSRSRA, encoded by the coding sequence ATGAGACGATCCCCGAAAGAGACCGAAGTCAGCACCCGCCGCATCACGCGACGCGGCTTGCTCTTGGGCGGCGCGCAGGCGGCGGTCGTGGCCGTGCTGGCGGCGCGGATGCGCAAGATGCAGCTCGAAGACGCCAAGCAATACCGGCTGCTGGCCGAGGGCAACTCGGTGAAGATCCGGCTGATCCCGCCAGCGCGCGGTCTGATCTTCGATCGCAACGGGGTCATGCTTGCGGGCAACGAGCAGAATTACCGTGTCACGATCACCCGCGAGGATACCGACGACGTCGATGCGACGCTGGCCGCGTTGCGCCGTCTGATCCCGATTACCGATGGCGATACGAAAGACATCCTGCACGACATCCGCCGCCGCCCGCCGACGACGCCGGTCACGGTGGCCGACCGCCTGACATGGGACGAGTTCTCGCGCGTCGCGGTGAACGGCCCCTCGCTACCCGGTGTCAGCCCCGATGTCGGCCTGTCGCGCCTCTATCCCCGCCGCGAGGATTTCGGCCATGTGATCGGCTATGTCGGCCCGGTCTCGGATTACGATCTGAGCAAGATGGAAGATCCCGATCCGCTGCTGCTGATCCCGAAATTCCAGCTGGGCAAAACCGGGATCGAGGCCAAGGAGGAAAGCGTGCTGCGCGGTTCGGCCGGTCAGCGGCGCGTCGAGGTGAACTCCGCCGGGCGCGAGATGCGCGAGCTGTCGCGCGAACCCGGCCAGCCCGGCGAGAACCTACAGCTGACGCTCGATTATCGTCTCCAGAACTATGCGCTGCAGCGGCTGGAGGAGGAATCCGCAGCGACCGTGGTGATGGATGTGACCAATGGCGACGTGCTCGCCTGCGCCTCCGCACCGAGCTTCGATCCCAACCTGTTCGTGCGCGGGATCTCGGTCGCCGATTATCAGCGCCTCACGCAGGACGATCACCGCCCGCTGGCCGACAAGACCGTGCAGGGTCTCTACCCGCCGGGCTCGACCTACAAGATGGTCACCGCGCTCGCCGCGCTGGAGGCGGGGCTGGTCACGCCCGAGGAAACCATCTGGTGCCCCGGCTATGTCGAGATCGCGGGCCGCCGCTTCCACTGCTGGAAGGGCGCGGGCCATGGCCATGTGAACATGACCAAGAGCATGGAGCAGTCCTGCGACGTCTATTACTACGAGCTGTCGCAGCGCGTTGGCATCGACAAGATGAGCGACATGGCCAAGCGTCTGGGCGTGGGCGTCCGGCCCGACCTGCCGATGTCGGCGGTGAAGGAGGGCGTGGCCCCCACCAAGGAGTGGAAGCGGGAGCGCTACGGCAAGGACTGGCTGATCGGCGACACCGCGAACGCGGCCATCGGTCAGGGCTATGTGCTGGCCTCGCCGATGCATCTCGCGATCATGGCAGCGCGCATCGCCAGCGGCAAGAAGGTCGAGCCGCGTCTGATCCGCGCCCGTGACGGGGTCGAACAACCGATCCGCGTCACCGACGATCTGGGCGTCGAGAAGACCTATCTCGATAGCGTCCGCAAGGGGATGACCGCGGTGGTGAACTCCTCGCGCGGCACCGCGCGCGGCTCGCGCATCGCGATGAAGGAATGGAAGATGGCGGGCAAGACCGGCACCTCCCAGGTCCGCAACATCACCAAGGCCGAACGTGCCCGCGGCGTGATCCGCAACGAGCAGCTTCCCTGGAACCGCCGCGACCACGCGCTCTTCGTGGCCTTCGCCCCCATCGACAATCCGCGCTACGCGGTCTCGGTCGTGGTCGAACACGGCTCGGGCGGCTCGACGGCCGCCGCCCCGATCGCGCGCGACGTGTTGCTGTTCGCGCTGGCGGGCGGCCTGCCCCCGGACGATGCCTACCCGTCCTTCGCCCGCGCGAAGGCCAAGGAACTGAACGAAACGCTCGATCTGGTTGACCCCGACACCGTGCAGAAGCCGCAATCGAGGTCGCGCGCATGA
- a CDS encoding rod shape-determining protein MreD, which translates to MIDPITRRRLSYRTLFVVIGLVLIFVRLMPVNHSPGGLPGPDLTLALTLAWVLRRPEYAPALLIVLVFLLEDIMFWRPIGLWALIVLGATEFLRRREQSLRDLPFALEWALVAGLLIAMVAVKRIVLLVTMVDQPSLGLELFQMLVTLAAYPVVVLVSRVAFGLRRAAPGEVDAYGHRM; encoded by the coding sequence ATGATCGACCCCATCACCCGCCGCCGCCTCAGCTACCGTACGCTCTTCGTCGTGATCGGCCTCGTGCTGATCTTCGTGCGCCTGATGCCGGTCAACCATTCGCCGGGCGGCCTGCCCGGCCCCGACCTGACCTTGGCCCTGACGCTCGCCTGGGTGCTGCGGCGCCCCGAATACGCCCCGGCCCTGCTGATCGTTCTGGTCTTCCTGCTTGAAGACATCATGTTCTGGCGGCCCATCGGGCTTTGGGCACTGATCGTCCTCGGCGCGACCGAATTCCTGCGCCGCCGCGAGCAAAGCCTGCGCGATCTGCCCTTCGCGCTGGAATGGGCATTGGTCGCAGGCCTGCTGATCGCTATGGTGGCGGTGAAGCGCATCGTCCTGCTGGTCACGATGGTCGATCAGCCGAGCCTCGGGCTGGAGCTGTTCCAGATGCTGGTGACGCTGGCCGCCTATCCGGTGGTAGTGCTGGTGTCGCGGGTGGCCTTCGGCCTGCGCCGCGCGGCACCGGGCGAGGTCGACGCCTACGGACATCGAATGTGA
- the rodA gene encoding rod shape-determining protein RodA — protein MSYLESNLKTVPTGWRKIFYLNWPLVILLTAVACAGFLMLYSVAGGNIHTWAEPQMKRFALGMIAMFTVAFIPVWFWRNVSALAYFVALLLLVAVEFFGAIGMGAQRWLEIGPLRIQPSELMKITLVMLLAAYYDWLPVEKVSRPLWVFIPAVIILAPTFLVLAQPDLGTAVMLVLGGAFVMFAAGVSFWYFGTVIALVVGLVFGVMESRGTDYQLLHDYQYKRIDTFLDPGSDPLGAGYNIMQAQIALGSGGWSGRGFMQGTQSRLNFLPEKHTDFIFTTLAEEFGFVGAFGLLMLYTGIIGFALYTAMATKDRFASLLSFGVAGTFFFFFAINMAMVMGLMPVVGVPLPLVSYGGTAMMILLAAFGLVQSAHIHRPRQR, from the coding sequence ATGAGCTATCTCGAGAGCAATCTCAAGACCGTCCCGACGGGATGGCGCAAGATTTTCTATCTGAACTGGCCGCTGGTGATCTTGCTGACGGCGGTGGCCTGCGCGGGCTTCCTGATGCTCTACTCGGTCGCGGGCGGCAATATCCACACCTGGGCCGAACCGCAGATGAAGCGTTTCGCGCTCGGGATGATCGCGATGTTCACCGTGGCTTTCATCCCGGTCTGGTTCTGGCGCAATGTCTCGGCGCTGGCCTATTTCGTGGCGCTTTTGCTGCTTGTGGCGGTGGAGTTCTTCGGCGCGATCGGCATGGGCGCACAGCGCTGGCTCGAGATCGGCCCGCTGCGTATCCAGCCCTCCGAGCTGATGAAGATCACCCTCGTGATGCTGCTGGCCGCCTATTACGACTGGCTGCCCGTCGAGAAGGTTTCGCGCCCGCTTTGGGTGTTCATCCCTGCGGTGATCATTCTCGCGCCGACCTTCCTCGTGCTGGCCCAGCCCGACCTCGGCACCGCCGTGATGCTGGTGCTGGGCGGGGCCTTCGTGATGTTCGCGGCCGGGGTGTCGTTTTGGTATTTCGGCACCGTCATCGCGCTGGTCGTCGGGCTCGTCTTCGGCGTGATGGAAAGCCGCGGGACGGACTATCAGTTGCTGCACGACTACCAGTACAAGCGGATCGACACGTTCCTCGATCCGGGCTCGGACCCGCTTGGTGCGGGCTACAACATCATGCAGGCGCAGATCGCGCTCGGCTCGGGCGGCTGGTCGGGGCGCGGCTTCATGCAGGGCACGCAAAGTCGGCTGAACTTCCTGCCCGAGAAGCACACGGACTTCATCTTCACGACGCTCGCCGAAGAGTTCGGCTTCGTCGGCGCCTTCGGCTTGCTGATGCTTTACACCGGCATCATCGGCTTCGCGCTTTATACCGCGATGGCGACGAAGGACCGCTTCGCCTCACTCCTCAGTTTCGGGGTCGCGGGGACGTTCTTCTTCTTCTTCGCGATCAACATGGCGATGGTGATGGGGCTGATGCCTGTCGTGGGCGTTCCCCTGCCGCTAGTGAGTTACGGGGGCACCGCCATGATGATCCTGCTCGCGGCCTTCGGGCTGGTGCAAAGCGCTCATATCCATAGACCGAGGCAAAGATGA
- the hisS gene encoding histidine--tRNA ligase yields MAKQKKQPRPKAEAPKGFRDYFGTEVTERADMLAKIAEVYRTHGFEALETSAIETVEALGKYLPDVDRPNAGVFAWQEEDDGKWLALRYDMTAPLARVAAQYRNDLPTPYRRFTMGPVWRNEKPGPGRFRQFYQCDADTVGAPSVAADAEICGMLSDALEAVGIPRGDYVVRVNNRKVLNGVMEVAGVLDPADPAKFEEERGIVLRAIDKFDKFGEEGVRLLMGEGRLDDSGDFTKGAGLSEAQADTVMGFMEAKREDNAATVARLRELVEGSALGAEGVDELEQIASLLDAQGYGPDRIVIDPSVVRGLGYYTGPVFEAELTFEITDEKGRPRQFGSVAGGGRYDDLVKRFTGQVVPATGVSIGVDRLLAALRAKGRIGGSAQGPVVVTVMDRDRMAEYMALASTLRGAGLRAEVYLGNPKNFGNQLKYADKRESPVAIIQGSDEAERGVVQIKDLILGAKIAQDATVEEWKSQPAQFEVPTGEMVAKVQEILARYEAE; encoded by the coding sequence ATGGCGAAACAGAAAAAGCAGCCCCGTCCCAAGGCAGAGGCCCCGAAGGGCTTCCGCGATTATTTCGGGACGGAGGTGACCGAGCGGGCCGATATGCTGGCGAAGATCGCAGAGGTCTATCGCACGCATGGCTTCGAGGCGCTGGAAACTTCGGCCATCGAGACGGTCGAGGCACTGGGCAAATACCTCCCCGATGTGGACCGCCCGAATGCGGGCGTCTTCGCGTGGCAGGAGGAAGATGACGGCAAGTGGCTGGCGCTGCGCTACGACATGACGGCGCCGCTGGCCCGGGTCGCTGCGCAATATCGCAACGACCTGCCGACGCCCTATCGCCGCTTCACGATGGGCCCCGTCTGGCGCAACGAAAAGCCCGGTCCGGGCCGGTTCCGCCAGTTCTATCAATGCGATGCCGATACCGTGGGCGCGCCGTCCGTGGCCGCCGACGCCGAGATCTGCGGCATGCTGTCGGACGCGCTGGAGGCGGTCGGCATTCCGCGCGGCGATTACGTCGTGCGGGTGAACAACCGCAAGGTGCTGAACGGCGTGATGGAAGTCGCGGGCGTTCTCGACCCGGCCGATCCGGCCAAGTTCGAGGAAGAGCGCGGCATCGTCCTGCGCGCCATCGACAAGTTCGACAAGTTCGGTGAGGAAGGCGTGCGCCTTCTGATGGGCGAGGGGCGTCTGGACGACTCCGGCGACTTCACCAAGGGCGCGGGGCTGTCCGAGGCACAGGCCGATACGGTCATGGGCTTCATGGAGGCCAAGCGCGAAGACAACGCCGCCACCGTCGCACGACTGCGCGAGCTGGTCGAAGGCTCGGCGCTGGGTGCGGAAGGCGTGGATGAACTGGAGCAGATCGCCTCGCTTCTCGACGCGCAGGGCTACGGTCCCGACCGCATCGTGATCGACCCCTCGGTCGTGCGGGGCTTGGGCTATTACACCGGCCCGGTTTTCGAGGCCGAGCTGACCTTCGAGATCACCGACGAGAAGGGCCGGCCGCGCCAATTCGGCTCGGTCGCAGGTGGCGGGCGCTATGACGATCTGGTCAAGCGCTTCACCGGTCAGGTCGTCCCGGCCACCGGCGTCTCCATCGGTGTCGACCGCCTGCTGGCCGCGTTGCGCGCCAAGGGCCGCATCGGTGGCTCCGCACAGGGCCCGGTCGTCGTGACCGTGATGGATCGCGACCGGATGGCGGAATACATGGCGCTGGCCTCCACGCTGCGCGGGGCAGGGCTGCGCGCCGAGGTCTATCTGGGCAACCCGAAGAACTTCGGCAACCAGTTGAAATACGCCGACAAACGCGAAAGCCCCGTGGCGATCATCCAGGGCTCGGACGAGGCCGAACGCGGCGTTGTCCAGATCAAGGATCTGATCCTCGGCGCGAAGATCGCGCAGGACGCGACGGTTGAAGAATGGAAATCCCAACCGGCGCAATTCGAGGTTCCGACCGGGGAAATGGTCGCAAAAGTGCAAGAAATCCTTGCACGCTACGAGGCCGAGTAA